A window of the Roseburia sp. 831b genome harbors these coding sequences:
- a CDS encoding RsiV family protein → MENRTNEFEALKQDYPNHEMPPEQLDKMKAAIAQAKKENQKKRSLHILRNTLASAAAVALVFIILPNTSSGVAYAMSQVPGLSKLVNVVTFRDYQYEDDHNTADITVPKVAVSTESTENSEVADKTKKSADEINSEIQSITEKLIDEFEAEKKNEDGYQDMTVKSEVIATTDQYFTLKLMCFQSAGSSAEWDYYYTIDLTTGERLKLADLFQDGSNYLDVISQEIKNQMQAQMDADSNKIYWLNSDMPEWDFTSITDDTSFYLNSDNELVIAFNEGDVAPMYMGCPAFTIPNDVLADIRK, encoded by the coding sequence ATGGAAAATAGAACGAATGAATTTGAGGCATTAAAACAGGATTACCCAAACCATGAAATGCCGCCGGAACAACTTGATAAAATGAAAGCCGCCATCGCCCAGGCAAAAAAAGAAAACCAGAAAAAACGCTCTCTTCACATACTGCGCAATACACTAGCATCCGCCGCAGCCGTTGCCCTTGTTTTTATTATTTTACCAAACACCTCCTCAGGTGTTGCTTATGCCATGAGCCAGGTTCCTGGTCTGTCAAAGCTTGTAAATGTCGTAACTTTCCGCGATTATCAATATGAAGACGACCATAATACCGCAGATATTACCGTACCTAAGGTCGCAGTTTCCACGGAATCGACTGAAAACAGTGAAGTTGCTGACAAAACCAAAAAATCTGCGGATGAAATTAACAGTGAAATCCAATCCATCACAGAAAAGCTCATCGACGAATTTGAGGCAGAAAAGAAAAATGAAGACGGTTATCAGGATATGACTGTAAAATCCGAAGTTATTGCAACGACAGATCAGTATTTTACATTAAAATTAATGTGTTTTCAGTCTGCCGGAAGCAGTGCGGAATGGGATTATTATTACACCATTGACCTGACAACCGGTGAACGCCTGAAACTCGCTGATTTATTCCAGGATGGAAGCAATTACCTTGATGTCATCAGCCAGGAGATTAAAAACCAGATGCAGGCACAGATGGATGCGGATTCCAATAAAATCTATTGGTTGAACTCCGATATGCCGGAATGGGATTTTACCTCTATTACGGACGATACTTCTTTTTACTTAAATTCCGACAACGAACTGGTTATTGCATTCAATGAAGGTGATGTTGCCCCTATGTATATGGGATGCCCTGCTTTCACCATTCCAAATGATGTTTTAGCAGATATCCGCAAATAA
- a CDS encoding putative ABC transporter permease yields MPQNFYELVWIFIIYAFIGWCTEVSYAALDRGIFVNRGFLNGPYCPVYGCGVTIVIAVLTPLKENLIILFIGSILLTSVLEYITGFLLEKVFHNKWWDYSDKPFNLHGYVCLKFSIYWGLACTFVMDVVHPIIYKAITVVPFKVGVVILCVIMTAFAVDLCVTVTTILKFNKQLKLLNEVAGQIHKLSDEIGEGIYQNVNMVVEKSEEFQENHADIVEKLTETKEKITDFPSNTKAAITEKTDNMKLVLAENYMEAKSEFEARKDNFTEKAENLSDSVKEKLRQREELNKKYQELLEKKDKGIRRLVKAFPDMKPRENKETLVKLRNYWKEKEEEKKQK; encoded by the coding sequence ATGCCACAAAACTTTTATGAACTCGTATGGATCTTTATCATTTATGCATTTATAGGCTGGTGTACAGAAGTATCCTATGCCGCACTGGATCGGGGAATTTTTGTGAACCGGGGATTCTTAAATGGACCGTATTGTCCGGTTTATGGATGCGGTGTCACCATTGTCATTGCAGTACTGACGCCGCTAAAGGAAAATCTAATCATCTTATTTATTGGTTCGATTCTCTTAACCAGTGTTTTAGAGTACATAACCGGTTTTTTACTGGAAAAAGTTTTTCATAATAAATGGTGGGATTACTCCGATAAGCCATTCAACCTGCATGGGTATGTATGCTTGAAATTTTCGATTTATTGGGGACTTGCCTGTACGTTTGTCATGGATGTGGTGCATCCGATTATCTACAAGGCAATCACGGTGGTTCCGTTTAAAGTCGGAGTCGTCATTTTGTGTGTGATTATGACAGCATTTGCAGTAGACCTTTGTGTGACGGTGACAACCATTTTGAAGTTCAACAAGCAGTTGAAGCTACTGAATGAAGTTGCCGGCCAGATTCACAAGTTGTCCGATGAAATCGGCGAGGGCATTTATCAGAATGTAAATATGGTTGTAGAAAAGTCAGAAGAGTTCCAGGAGAACCATGCTGACATTGTAGAAAAATTAACAGAGACAAAAGAAAAAATTACAGATTTTCCATCCAATACCAAAGCTGCAATTACAGAGAAAACAGATAACATGAAGCTTGTGCTTGCAGAAAATTATATGGAAGCCAAGAGCGAATTTGAAGCAAGAAAAGATAACTTTACCGAAAAGGCAGAGAACTTGAGCGATTCTGTAAAAGAGAAGTTAAGACAGCGTGAAGAATTAAATAAAAAATATCAGGAATTGTTGGAGAAGAAAGACAAAGGAATCCGCCGTCTGGTAAAGGCATTCCCGGATATGAAACCAAGAGAGAATAAAGAAACTTTAGTAAAATTAAGAAATTACTGGAAAGAAAAAGAAGAAGAGAAAAAACAAAAATAA
- a CDS encoding ornithine carbamoyltransferase, which translates to MKHLIRLTDLNVDTVYKIFEIADELAQGKYKDALKEKTVVMFFPNTSIRTRVTFEKGIYLLGGQSILFPSETLDKKEDLKDVCGYLNNWADIVIVRHKDIHVLEKMADYLQVPLLNAMTDVNHPCEMLSDLYALSKRRKDFTKDNFLFVGEKGNIGLAWKEASEVMGFSLEQCCAKGYEIEGLVTYQNIYDAVKGKDIICTDSIPQNELEEFKDCQVTKKAMDRANDGALLNPCPPFYRGEEVSKDAIESDYFVGYEFKKCLLEVQQAAILYSIS; encoded by the coding sequence ATGAAACATCTGATTCGCCTTACAGACTTAAATGTGGATACTGTATACAAGATTTTTGAAATAGCAGATGAATTGGCACAGGGAAAATATAAAGATGCTCTAAAAGAAAAGACGGTTGTCATGTTTTTTCCGAATACGAGCATTCGTACCCGTGTGACATTTGAAAAAGGAATCTACCTTCTGGGTGGACAATCCATTCTTTTTCCATCTGAGACATTAGATAAAAAAGAAGATTTAAAAGATGTATGTGGGTATCTGAACAATTGGGCGGACATCGTCATCGTGCGCCATAAGGACATCCATGTTCTCGAAAAAATGGCTGACTATTTACAGGTGCCGTTACTCAATGCCATGACGGATGTCAATCACCCGTGCGAAATGTTATCTGATTTATATGCATTATCCAAAAGAAGAAAAGATTTCACAAAAGACAACTTTTTGTTTGTCGGAGAAAAAGGAAATATTGGTCTTGCGTGGAAAGAGGCGTCCGAAGTGATGGGATTTTCGCTGGAGCAATGTTGTGCGAAGGGATATGAGATAGAGGGATTGGTAACATACCAAAATATCTATGACGCCGTAAAAGGAAAAGATATCATCTGCACGGACTCCATTCCTCAAAATGAATTGGAAGAGTTTAAAGATTGCCAGGTCACAAAGAAAGCGATGGATAGGGCAAATGACGGCGCACTCTTAAATCCATGTCCTCCTTTTTATCGTGGGGAGGAAGTTTCCAAAGATGCCATAGAATCCGATTATTTTGTTGGATATGAATTTAAAAAATGCCTATTAGAAGTTCAACAAGCGGCAATATTATACAGTATAAGCTAG
- a CDS encoding RNA polymerase sigma factor, with amino-acid sequence MRTNQKTKDKTVEDLLLKNYNQYYRLAYSYVHNDADAGDIVQNGAYKAIKNSCSLNNIEYAATWLYRIMLNEIFSFCKQRKHESLDEVTSEIQTEDNYENLDLKHALELLPEEEQILLKLKFFEEMKLEDIAVLMDENVNTVKSRIYRSLKKLKLQLKDDWVFS; translated from the coding sequence ATGCGTACAAACCAAAAGACAAAAGACAAGACCGTGGAAGATTTACTTTTAAAAAATTACAATCAATATTATCGTCTGGCATACAGTTATGTACACAACGATGCAGACGCGGGAGATATTGTACAAAATGGTGCTTACAAGGCAATCAAAAACAGTTGTAGTTTAAACAATATTGAGTATGCCGCTACTTGGCTATACCGGATTATGTTAAATGAGATTTTTTCTTTTTGTAAACAACGAAAACATGAGTCTTTGGACGAAGTGACATCTGAGATACAGACAGAAGACAATTACGAAAATCTTGATTTGAAGCATGCGTTAGAACTTCTTCCAGAGGAAGAACAGATTTTATTAAAATTAAAATTTTTTGAAGAGATGAAACTCGAAGACATCGCAGTTTTGATGGATGAAAATGTCAACACTGTAAAAAGCAGAATCTACCGCAGTCTGAAAAAATTAAAATTGCAGCTAAAAGACGACTGGGTCTTTTCTTAA
- the gyrA gene encoding DNA gyrase subunit A — protein MDDKIFDQIQDVDLKKTMETSYISYAMNVIAQRALPDVRDGLKPVQRRVLFSMIELNNGPDKPHRKCARIVGDTMGKYHPHGDSSIYGALVNMAQDWSTRYPLVDGHGNFGSVDGDGAAAMRYTEARLSKISMEMLADINKDTVDFMPNFDETEKEPTVLPSRYPNLLVNGTTGIAVGMATNIPPHNLREIINAVVKIIDNQVEENRETEMEELLEIVKGPDFPTGATILGTAGINQAYRTGRGKIRVRAVTNIEPMQNGKNRIVVTELPYMVNKAKLVEKIAELVRDKKIDGITDLRDESSRQGMRICIELRRDVNPNVVLNLLYKHTQLQDTFGVIMLALVDNQPKVLNLYEMLNYYLIHQKDVVTRRTKYDLNKAQERAHILEGLLIALDNIDEVINIIRSSQNTQEAKTRLMERFALSDAQSQAIVDMRLRALTGLEREKLETEYAELMDRITELKAILADEKKLLGVIREEILAIAAKYGDERRTAIGFDEYDITMEDLIPVTNTVITMTKLGYIKRMSLDNFHAQNRGGKGIKGMETIEDDYIEDLFMTTSHHYLMFFTNTGRVYRMKAYEIPEAGRTARGTAIINLLQLQPGEKISAVIPIKEYTQGHFLFMATKNGIVKKTPITDYENVRKTGLAAITLRDDDQLIEVKKTDNEQDIFLVTKYGQCIRFNEQDVRSTGRTSMGVIGMNLADGDEVVGMQMESQGDSLMIVSEKGLGKCTLISEFTTQNRGGKGVKCYKITEKTGNIVGVKSVNKDNEVMLITTEGIIIRIKVADTALLGRVTSGVKLMNLADDVTVASIAKVREDKTLMEESDASELVSEEEEAASVAEVAKKTAEDLQETDDELMKDLLERAEADKESEE, from the coding sequence ATGGATGACAAAATTTTTGATCAGATTCAGGACGTGGATCTGAAAAAAACAATGGAAACATCCTACATTAGTTACGCAATGAATGTTATTGCACAGCGTGCGTTACCGGATGTAAGAGACGGTTTGAAACCAGTACAGCGTCGAGTGCTGTTTTCCATGATTGAGTTGAACAATGGTCCGGACAAACCACATCGTAAGTGTGCCCGTATCGTCGGAGATACCATGGGTAAATACCATCCACATGGTGATAGTTCCATCTATGGTGCATTGGTAAATATGGCACAGGACTGGTCTACCCGTTATCCGCTTGTAGACGGTCATGGTAACTTTGGTTCTGTCGATGGTGATGGAGCCGCTGCGATGCGATACACAGAAGCGCGTCTGAGCAAGATTTCCATGGAAATGTTAGCGGACATCAACAAAGATACCGTTGATTTCATGCCAAACTTTGATGAGACCGAGAAGGAGCCAACGGTACTCCCATCCCGTTATCCAAACCTTTTGGTAAACGGAACAACCGGTATTGCAGTAGGTATGGCAACCAATATTCCGCCACATAACCTTCGTGAAATTATTAACGCAGTTGTAAAAATCATCGACAACCAGGTAGAAGAAAACCGTGAGACCGAGATGGAAGAACTGTTAGAAATCGTAAAAGGACCGGATTTTCCAACCGGTGCAACCATTTTAGGAACTGCCGGAATCAATCAGGCATATCGTACCGGACGAGGAAAAATCCGTGTGCGTGCTGTTACCAATATTGAGCCAATGCAAAACGGCAAGAACCGTATTGTGGTAACAGAGCTTCCATACATGGTAAATAAGGCAAAACTTGTAGAAAAAATTGCAGAACTTGTACGTGACAAGAAGATTGATGGAATTACAGATCTACGAGACGAATCCAGTCGTCAGGGTATGCGAATCTGTATTGAATTGCGCCGTGATGTCAATCCAAATGTTGTATTAAATCTGCTTTACAAACATACACAGCTGCAGGATACGTTTGGCGTTATCATGTTAGCACTTGTGGACAATCAGCCAAAAGTGTTAAATCTCTATGAGATGCTGAATTATTATTTGATTCATCAGAAAGACGTTGTCACTCGTAGAACCAAATACGATTTGAATAAAGCACAGGAGCGTGCCCACATTTTAGAGGGATTGCTTATTGCACTTGACAATATTGATGAAGTCATCAACATCATCCGAAGCAGCCAGAATACACAGGAAGCAAAAACTCGTTTGATGGAGCGTTTCGCATTATCTGATGCGCAGTCCCAGGCAATCGTAGATATGAGACTTCGTGCGTTGACCGGTTTGGAACGCGAGAAGTTAGAGACCGAATATGCAGAACTCATGGATCGTATCACAGAGTTAAAAGCAATCTTAGCAGATGAGAAGAAGCTGCTCGGTGTAATCCGTGAAGAAATTCTTGCAATCGCTGCAAAATACGGTGATGAGAGAAGAACTGCAATCGGATTTGATGAGTATGATATTACCATGGAAGACTTAATTCCGGTTACCAACACGGTTATCACCATGACAAAGCTTGGTTACATCAAGAGAATGAGTCTGGATAATTTCCATGCACAGAACCGTGGCGGAAAAGGAATCAAAGGTATGGAGACCATCGAGGATGATTATATCGAGGATCTCTTCATGACAACTTCCCATCATTACCTGATGTTCTTTACCAATACCGGACGAGTTTATCGTATGAAAGCATACGAGATACCAGAAGCTGGAAGAACAGCACGTGGAACTGCAATCATCAACTTATTGCAGCTTCAGCCAGGAGAAAAAATATCCGCAGTCATTCCAATCAAGGAATATACACAGGGACATTTCCTTTTCATGGCAACTAAGAATGGTATTGTGAAGAAAACACCAATCACAGATTATGAAAATGTTCGTAAGACAGGTCTTGCCGCAATTACATTGCGTGACGATGACCAGTTAATCGAAGTGAAAAAGACAGATAACGAACAGGATATCTTCTTAGTAACCAAATATGGTCAGTGTATCCGCTTCAATGAACAGGATGTAAGAAGTACCGGAAGAACCTCTATGGGTGTTATCGGTATGAACCTTGCAGACGGCGACGAAGTTGTCGGTATGCAGATGGAATCACAGGGAGATTCCTTGATGATTGTATCGGAAAAAGGTCTTGGAAAATGTACGTTAATTTCCGAATTTACAACCCAGAACCGTGGTGGTAAAGGTGTGAAATGTTACAAGATTACCGAGAAAACCGGAAACATTGTCGGTGTGAAATCTGTAAACAAAGATAACGAAGTTATGTTGATTACCACAGAAGGAATCATCATTCGTATCAAAGTTGCAGATACTGCCCTCTTAGGCCGTGTTACATCTGGTGTTAAACTGATGAACTTAGCAGATGATGTAACTGTCGCAAGTATTGCAAAAGTCAGAGAAGATAAAACTCTGATGGAAGAAAGTGATGCGTCAGAACTGGTATCGGAAGAAGAGGAAGCTGCAAGTGTAGCTGAGGTAGCAAAGAAAACAGCGGAAGATTTACAAGAGACCGATGACGAACTCATGAAAGATCTTTTAGAACGCGCAGAAGCTGACAAAGAATCAGAAGAATAA
- a CDS encoding phenylpyruvate tautomerase MIF-related protein, translating into MPFIDSKITVPVTPEKKEAIKSKLGQSISLLNKSETYLMVGFEDNYDLYMGGEKLEKGAYVSVSLFGDASSAAYEKMTGAICDILADELQIPGDKVYVTYHGVNDWGWNGRNF; encoded by the coding sequence ATGCCATTTATTGATTCCAAAATCACAGTACCGGTCACACCGGAAAAGAAAGAAGCCATCAAATCAAAGTTAGGCCAGTCCATCAGCCTTTTAAATAAGTCAGAGACCTATCTTATGGTTGGATTTGAGGACAATTACGATTTATACATGGGTGGAGAAAAGTTAGAAAAAGGTGCTTACGTGTCAGTCAGCCTGTTTGGAGACGCTTCATCCGCAGCTTATGAGAAAATGACGGGTGCAATCTGTGACATTTTAGCAGACGAGTTACAGATTCCGGGAGACAAAGTTTACGTGACCTATCATGGAGTGAATGACTGGGGATGGAACGGCAGAAATTTTTAA
- a CDS encoding Fe-S-containing hydro-lyase, whose product MDKHITTPITAETTKDLKSGDYVYITGTIYVARDAAHKRMIEALERGEELPIDIKDSTIYYMGPSPAREGRPIGSAGPTTASRMDKYAPTLLDLGEKAMIGKGKRTKEVIDAIVRNQAVYFAAIGGAGALLSKCITKSEVVCYEDLGAEAIRKIEVKDFPVIVVIDREGNNLYETAIQEYCKL is encoded by the coding sequence ATGGACAAACACATTACAACACCGATTACGGCAGAGACAACAAAAGATTTAAAATCCGGTGATTACGTTTACATCACAGGAACGATTTATGTAGCGCGCGATGCAGCACACAAAAGAATGATAGAGGCATTAGAGCGCGGGGAAGAACTTCCAATTGATATCAAGGACAGTACAATTTATTATATGGGACCATCCCCGGCGAGAGAAGGCCGTCCAATCGGCTCCGCAGGACCAACGACCGCATCCCGTATGGATAAGTATGCGCCAACCCTGCTTGACCTCGGTGAGAAAGCCATGATTGGTAAAGGAAAAAGAACCAAAGAAGTTATTGATGCCATTGTCCGCAACCAGGCAGTTTACTTTGCAGCAATCGGAGGCGCCGGAGCTCTTTTGTCAAAATGTATCACAAAATCCGAGGTAGTCTGTTACGAAGACCTTGGTGCTGAGGCAATCCGTAAAATAGAAGTCAAAGATTTCCCGGTGATTGTGGTAATTGACCGTGAAGGAAACAACCTTTATGAGACAGCCATTCAGGAATACTGCAAATTATAA
- a CDS encoding fumarate hydratase, with protein MRTIKTSEITKNIKEMCIEANHYLSSDMDEAMKHAVKTEESELGKKILNQLQDNLKIADEEMIPICQDTGMAVVFLEIGQDVHFEGDLLEDAVNEGVRQGYIEGFLRKSVVKDPLIRENTKDNTPAVIHYSIVAGDQVKITFAPKGFGSENMSRVFMLKPADGIEGVKNAILTAVKDAGPNACPPMVVGVGVGGTFEKCAILAKQALTRPVNEHSTIPYVKDLECEMLEKINQLGIGPGGLGGTTTALAVNINTYPTHIAGLPVAINICCHVNRHVVREI; from the coding sequence ATGCGAACCATAAAGACAAGCGAGATTACAAAGAACATCAAAGAAATGTGTATTGAGGCAAATCATTATCTTTCCAGTGATATGGATGAGGCAATGAAACATGCGGTAAAGACAGAAGAATCGGAACTTGGAAAAAAGATTTTAAATCAGCTCCAGGACAATTTGAAAATTGCAGATGAAGAGATGATTCCAATCTGTCAGGATACCGGAATGGCGGTTGTTTTCTTGGAAATTGGGCAGGATGTCCATTTTGAAGGAGATTTGTTGGAAGATGCTGTGAACGAAGGTGTCCGTCAGGGATATATCGAAGGTTTCTTAAGAAAATCCGTTGTAAAAGATCCATTGATTCGTGAAAATACAAAAGATAACACGCCGGCAGTCATTCATTATTCCATTGTTGCCGGTGATCAGGTAAAAATTACATTTGCACCAAAAGGATTCGGCAGCGAAAACATGAGCCGCGTGTTTATGTTAAAGCCAGCAGATGGAATCGAAGGTGTTAAAAATGCAATTCTCACAGCCGTAAAAGATGCAGGTCCGAATGCCTGTCCACCGATGGTAGTCGGTGTTGGAGTTGGTGGCACTTTTGAAAAGTGTGCAATTTTAGCAAAACAGGCACTTACCAGACCGGTCAATGAACACTCCACAATTCCATATGTCAAAGATTTGGAATGTGAAATGTTAGAGAAAATCAATCAGTTGGGAATCGGTCCGGGAGGACTCGGTGGAACCACAACTGCACTTGCAGTGAATATCAATACTTATCCGACCCACATTGCAGGGCTTCCGGTAGCAATCAATATTTGCTGCCATGTAAACCGGCATGTAGTACGTGAAATTTAA
- a CDS encoding alpha/beta hydrolase family protein, producing the protein MKKYVSMVTIMAAIAVLLIACAKNPSAQQESSNVPQTEQQSEQETQTENEKDTAKKIIEESFAENEISEYEQIDLSTYEEQAGMSLDDFISYRFFYENDGLLIEGYFSAPVSLINEEKKSSCLIFNHGGNQDYGALDPVQTTYYSYVFHTVCVASNYRGCGESDGTDTFGGDDVHDVTHLIDACEKFNYIDSDKINMLGISRGGMMTYEALRGENRIHKAVVVSGLADSFMEYEERQDMQSVYKTLVGGTPDEIPEEYEKRSATYWADEIDTPLLIFHATGDEKVSVAQAEKMADALKSAGKNCELVTFDSNEHAQLRNEDVEKIKEWFLQ; encoded by the coding sequence ATGAAAAAATACGTTAGTATGGTTACAATTATGGCAGCAATTGCGGTTTTACTGATAGCTTGTGCGAAGAATCCTTCGGCGCAACAGGAAAGTTCGAATGTGCCGCAAACGGAACAGCAAAGTGAACAGGAAACGCAGACAGAGAATGAAAAAGATACTGCAAAAAAAATCATCGAGGAAAGTTTTGCAGAAAATGAAATTTCAGAGTATGAACAAATAGATTTATCAACTTACGAAGAGCAGGCTGGAATGTCGCTGGATGATTTCATCAGTTACCGTTTTTTCTATGAAAATGATGGTCTTTTGATTGAAGGGTATTTCAGTGCACCGGTAAGTCTTATAAATGAGGAAAAGAAAAGTTCCTGCCTGATTTTTAATCACGGCGGAAATCAGGATTATGGAGCGCTCGATCCGGTACAGACGACCTATTACTCCTATGTATTTCACACAGTATGTGTCGCATCGAATTACAGAGGATGCGGAGAAAGTGATGGAACTGACACTTTTGGTGGGGATGATGTGCATGATGTTACGCATTTGATTGATGCTTGTGAAAAATTTAACTATATAGATTCTGATAAAATAAATATGCTTGGAATTTCCAGAGGCGGCATGATGACCTACGAGGCTTTGCGTGGAGAGAACAGAATTCACAAGGCGGTTGTGGTATCCGGGCTTGCAGACAGTTTTATGGAGTATGAGGAAAGACAGGATATGCAGTCGGTTTATAAAACATTAGTAGGCGGAACGCCAGATGAGATTCCAGAAGAATATGAAAAAAGGTCGGCGACCTACTGGGCAGACGAGATTGACACGCCGCTCCTCATTTTTCATGCAACAGGGGATGAAAAAGTTTCCGTTGCGCAGGCTGAAAAAATGGCAGATGCTTTAAAATCAGCTGGAAAAAACTGTGAACTTGTCACGTTTGATTCTAATGAGCATGCGCAGCTTCGCAATGAAGATGTTGAGAAAATAAAAGAGTGGTTTTTACAATAG
- the gyrB gene encoding DNA topoisomerase (ATP-hydrolyzing) subunit B encodes MGTENEYGADQIQILEGLEAVRKRPGMYIGSTSARGLHHLVYEIVDNAVDEALAGYCKNIEVTINPDNSITVEDDGRGIPVDINHKAGKSALEVVYTVLHAGGKFGGGGYKVSGGLHGVGASVVNALSTKLQVEVYKEGKVYFQSYKIGKPDEPVKVIGECDAEKHGTKVTFWPDGTIFEETVYDYDTLKQRLRETAFLTKGLRIVLTDTREGSSHNHEFHYAGGIKEFVTYLNRSKEALYPEVIYCEGTVNGVYVEVAMQHNDSYNDATYSFVNNIITPEGGTHLAGYRNALTKTFNAYARANKLLKDNEPALTGDDIREGLTAIISIKIEEPQFEGQTKQKLGNSEARGAVDSVVSEQLTYFLEQNPTVAKTICEKSLLAQRAREAARKARDLTRRKTALEGTALPGKLADCSDKDPKNCEIYIVEGDSAGGSAKTARDRATQAILPLRGKILNVEKARLDKIYGNAEIKAMITAFGTGIHEDFDISKLRYDKIIIMTDADVDGAHIDTLMLTFLYRFMPELIRQGHVYLAQPPLFKIEKNKKVWYAYTDDELNDILTEIGRDGNNKIQRYKGLGEMDAEQLWETTMDPERRILKKVMIDEENSSEIDLIFTTLMGDKVEPRREFIEENAKYMTNWDL; translated from the coding sequence ATGGGCACTGAAAATGAATATGGAGCTGACCAAATTCAGATATTAGAAGGACTTGAAGCAGTTCGTAAAAGACCTGGTATGTACATCGGAAGTACATCCGCAAGAGGACTTCATCATCTGGTTTATGAGATTGTAGATAATGCAGTTGATGAAGCTTTAGCAGGATATTGTAAAAATATTGAGGTCACCATCAATCCAGATAATTCCATTACCGTAGAAGATGATGGACGAGGAATCCCGGTTGATATCAACCATAAAGCCGGAAAATCTGCACTGGAAGTTGTATACACGGTACTTCATGCCGGAGGAAAATTCGGTGGCGGAGGATACAAGGTATCCGGTGGACTTCACGGAGTAGGTGCATCTGTTGTAAATGCGCTTTCAACAAAGTTACAGGTAGAAGTATACAAAGAGGGAAAAGTTTACTTCCAGAGTTATAAGATTGGAAAACCGGATGAACCGGTAAAAGTAATCGGTGAATGTGATGCGGAAAAACACGGAACCAAAGTTACATTCTGGCCGGATGGAACCATCTTTGAAGAGACTGTTTATGATTACGATACCTTAAAACAGCGTTTGAGAGAGACAGCCTTTTTAACAAAAGGACTTCGCATCGTCTTAACCGATACCAGAGAAGGTTCTTCCCACAATCATGAATTCCACTATGCCGGCGGTATTAAGGAATTTGTCACTTACTTAAACCGCAGCAAAGAGGCACTTTACCCGGAAGTAATTTACTGTGAGGGAACCGTCAACGGAGTTTATGTAGAAGTTGCAATGCAGCATAACGATTCTTACAATGATGCAACTTACAGTTTTGTCAATAACATCATTACACCGGAAGGTGGAACACATCTTGCCGGTTATCGTAATGCGTTGACCAAAACATTTAATGCTTACGCAAGAGCAAATAAATTATTAAAAGACAATGAACCTGCTTTAACAGGTGACGATATCCGAGAGGGTCTGACCGCAATCATCAGTATCAAGATTGAGGAGCCTCAGTTCGAGGGACAGACCAAACAGAAGTTAGGTAACAGTGAGGCAAGAGGTGCTGTGGATTCCGTTGTAAGTGAACAGCTTACTTACTTCTTAGAGCAGAATCCTACTGTTGCAAAAACCATCTGTGAAAAATCTTTGTTAGCACAAAGAGCAAGAGAAGCTGCAAGAAAAGCGCGTGATCTTACCAGAAGAAAAACAGCGCTAGAAGGTACCGCTTTGCCGGGAAAATTAGCAGATTGTTCAGATAAAGATCCGAAAAACTGCGAAATTTACATCGTAGAGGGAGATTCCGCAGGCGGTTCTGCGAAAACAGCGCGTGACCGTGCAACACAGGCAATCCTTCCACTTCGAGGAAAAATTTTAAATGTTGAGAAGGCAAGATTAGATAAAATTTACGGAAATGCTGAGATTAAGGCAATGATTACCGCATTTGGTACCGGAATCCATGAAGATTTTGATATCAGTAAACTGCGTTACGACAAGATTATCATCATGACCGATGCCGATGTCGATGGTGCGCACATTGATACCTTAATGCTGACATTCTTATACCGTTTCATGCCGGAACTGATTCGCCAGGGACATGTATATCTTGCTCAGCCACCACTTTTCAAAATTGAGAAAAACAAAAAAGTATGGTATGCCTACACGGATGATGAATTAAACGACATTTTGACAGAGATTGGTCGTGACGGAAATAACAAGATTCAGCGATACAAAGGATTAGGTGAGATGGATGCCGAACAGCTTTGGGAGACAACCATGGACCCTGAGCGAAGAATCCTGAAAAAAGTCATGATTGACGAAGAAAATTCTTCCGAGATTGATTTGATTTTTACAACCTTGATGGGCGATAAAGTTGAGCCAAGACGTGAGTTTATCGAAGAAAATGCAAAATATATGACAAACTGGGATTTGTAA